The genomic region GAAATTATAGAATAACAATTAGAGGAACTAATGGTTGGAAAAAgtagagagaaaagaaaagaaaaattgatttatttagcatcaaaactgaaaaaatCTACtaacagaaaatattaaaatgaaccATAAAAATACCCATTAAAGCAActtgattatattaaaataaaaaaagaaaaataaaagtcaatgcaccaaaataataaaacttaatagTTTAGTCACCGGTCATATTATTATccctttatattttatatttatatttgtatttggtTGAGAtctgtaaaatttataaaattcatttataaattcaaaatttacgtgttttaaatgaaataaaaattaatttagaattttacatatttaaatttatatagagttagttataactaaactaaattctagtaaaatagatagaatttcTAAATGAATTCTACATCAGTTTGTCAATGGATGTTATAACATCAAAATAtcactttcaattttatcatgttcattttattttttctctcgtgtattattctcaaataaaatgaatccCTGGTGTATATTTGGATGCATGAATTTGGATTTAAAATTTggatttaaaatttcatatttcaaatataaaattagaaatgcaacaatttaaaaatctcttatttaaatagtataaagaatttgaaatctcatatttcaaatttattgtttggatcacttttaatcattaaatttcaaattttaaatttttaaataatcattaaatttaaatatcttagataattttttttattaatataaaagaaatattggCATTAAAGGGTTTTTAGATCCAAAATAGTACACAATGTCCAATTACAAAAGGTCCagctaaaatctaaaaaaggATGAAAGATTCAAATTGTAATAATCCCTAATAGGTTTAACAGGGAGGGTATAATACCCATTTAAACATAAGGAAATCGCTGAAAGCCTAAAAATACGGCCCAAAGGCCTACAttgattagaaaaattaataatttattttgaaaggcTTCGACAATCCGTTCAGTTTCTTTAATACTCTGTCACATAGTCATTCAGTTATGgcattagtaataattaatttgattgttAGAATCAAAATATAGATCAATTGCACATTAGGTCAATAATCTCTCtgctgtttttttttattttgacaatcaaattgattgcaaattcaaaattgatcaagtataaatgtaattaaatagcGAACAACTAATATTCAAGAGCCAAAggaataatttacttaaagttatttcataatttattactcTCCCTCAATAGTTGCATTTATGCTCCTTTTGaatttgttattaaataaatttggttacTTAGGTTAGTTATTAATCAACTCTCCCCATTTGATCATTAATCAATTTTGAGTATTTTATCCATAGATTTCTCTCCCTCTTTAGTCATGAATCAATTTTGATTGTTCTCCCCTTAGATTTTTTCCTagatttctttccttctctcgcaaaattaaaaaggacaAGAGATGTAAACTTGCAAGAAAATAGTaaacatataagaaaattgcATTCATAAGGagaaaaactatatatatgtGTGATTAAATGATGGAAGACATGCAtgagaaggaaaataaaatgagaaaaaaattaataaaaaaaggcaAATTAAGAGATCAATCTTCTTCCTCGtcatcctcttcttctttttcctcttgATAGATCATAAACTGCTTTCATTTTCCACTAGAGCTTGCTTGAGGTGGTGGAATGTGAgtctcttcttcctcttcttctttccaaTTCTCTACATGACAATGAGGAATCTTATAAGCCTTTTGAATCTCCACTAAGTCTGCATGCAAATGGTAGAGGTAATTTCAAGTCTTTTCTATTTGCTTTAGGACTTTGTcctcaaaagaaagagagacatgaggaggaaaagaagaagggGTTGGCTCACTTGGGATCCTAtgatctttctttcttttctttctgcCATTCACATACTTCCcaataagaagaaagaatttCCCATCAATTTCCCACTTAGGAGCAAATCCTATGAACTATCCAGTGGATGAGGGATTTGATATCTTTAGAGAGGGAACCTTTAGAATGGGTTTCCTTGGTGGAGATTTGTCTTCAAAATTGGGAAGAAAAGAGAGGCATCTCTACAAGTTTTCAATGATTGAGAAATGACATCTTTCTTGAAACCCAAAAATGGAGAAAATTTGGGGTCTAATAAGGGTTCGTCTTTCCCTAAAGAGCCTAAACTCTATTCCATAATAGTCATCCCCATCTCCTTTTTTGTTGATTACTGAGGTAGAAAGAAATTTCTTAGTAAGGTTATTAAAACCATCTCTAGAAGAGTGTGTATCTCTTGAGATATACCAAGTTTAAGAAGAGTTTCTTCATCAAAGAAATGACTAGGTTGGCTTTCCTTCCTCTCTATAGTCATGTATTTGATTATAGCTTCATCATCCACTCCTTTCATTCTTTCTATTATGGATTCAGTGGAGGAGGAGTTTCTTCCAACAGCCTTTCTTGGACGCATGCTTGTCTTGAGGAACAGGAAGAGAAGATTgagaattttttaagaaaggaagaagagtTTTTAAGAgctttttgaaataattatgaaaaaaaaatgatgcaCATGTCTAATAGCTAGTTTTTAGGGCAGTTTTTTTGTTGAAATCGAGGGGAAGCCTGGGCAcgcttttgaaaaaaatagtcATAATAgctataattttaagaaatcgCGGTCGCGCTAAGGAGTAGCGGAGCACTTTTAAGGTTATTTTCAGGATTGCCCGTGGACCTATAAAGCGTGAGAGCActttttgaaatttcatataaaaatgatGTCATAATGAATGCATGAGCATGCTCTTTTCACATtgatcatattattttatgtatgaGTGTTAAGATGCACCAAGATTAAAAGAATCTAGGTCTAAGATAATTTTGATACTCAATTTTgcacaataataaaaaaaatcacaagtaTAAGTACCACAATCAATCATTTACACACATTGGTGAGAATTTAAGCTAGATGGACATAAGTCATGATTATACTCTTTTTGGTGTTTGCTTATAGTCCAAACTCCTTCATTAATATAGAACTCTATGAGAGCTTCACAACCAGTACGGATATCAAGCTTTGAgaaacatttatttttcttgcctacctttttctttataccAGCCTTTGAACCAACAAATCTTTTCATTGTTAATGATTTTCCATCTGCTCTATACCTTTGCTTACTCTTTCTCACACTAAAGTCAATTATAAATGCATaatcattatataaataaaaagaaaaaatagtacACCAAACCATATTTTATTACAAGAATGTCACTAACAAGTTTGTTAAAATTGATTGTGAGAATGTCCACAAAACAAAAAGAGGTTGTTCAACAGATTGAATTTGGAAGTTTGCTGGACATGAAACTATCAGAGTGTGATgcgaaattaactaaatttctCATCAAAGATTTCAACCATTGTAGATGCGCAATGGCAGCCTCCATTTAGGTAAAACCATAACGGGGGTTGTAGTTAGTTTCTCTTTAAGTAACTCAAAGGCCTACgaaaatataaatggaatAACTTTTACAAGCAATTGAGTCAAAGGTCTAGCAAGCTTAGAAAAGTCTTTAATGAACTTTCTATAAAAATCTGCATGACCAAGGAAACTCCTAACAGCCTTAACCGAGCTAGGGGATGGCAACTTAGCAATGGTCTCCaccttagctctatctaccTCCATCCCtgcatgtgaaatcttatgccctagCACAATACCCTCTttcaccataaaatgacactttttcCAATTCAGCACAAAGTTAGCTTCTACACAGCGCGCAAGTTTACGCTCTAAATTAAGCAAACAATGGGAGAAAGAGTTATCAAATACCGAGAAATCATCCATGAACACCTCCATGGATTCTTCAATCATGTCATGGAAGATCGCCATCATACACCTCTGGAAAGTAGCAGGTGCATTGCACAAACCGAATGGCATCCTCCTATaaagaaagtaataaaatatatgccCTGATAAATGTTCTAACATCTGgtcaataaaagaaagggGAGAATGGTCCTTTCGAGTTGCATCATTGAGCCTCCTGTAATCAATGCAAATTCGGAAACCAATTATCGTCCTAGTTGGTATCAGCTCATCATTCTCATTCTTGACCACCGTCGTACCTCCCTTCTTGGGCACAACCTGCACAAGACTAACCCAAGAGCTGTTAGAAATAGGATAAATCAAACCCGCATCCAGAAGTGTAATTACCTCCCTTTTGACTAGTTCTTTCATGTTCGGTTCAGCCGTCGTTGTGGCTGTACCACTGGCCTGTAACTATCCTCCATCAGGATCTTATGCAAACAATAGTTGGGGTTGATTCCAGGAATATCTGTAATCTTGTATGTAAAGGCCTCGGGGACTTCCTGGGGAAGGCCAAACTCATCTCCCTCTCTTCATGAGTCAAATTAGCTGCAATAATCATCGACAGCTTCTCCGCCTCATCTAGATAGGCATAGATTAAATGCTTAGGCAACTCCTTTAACTCTAGGGCTGGTGGCTCCTCAAGTGAAGGTCTCAATTTCTACACCCTTGACCTgtcaatatcaataaaatgGTCAACAGACCTACTGGGCTCACTAGCCAGCAAACAAGCAAGTTGTTCGAACACATCCTCGTTagacaactcctcctcatcctcagcCTATAATGCCACCtacaaaggatcatcaagtaaTATTTCCTGCAATTTAGACCCCACAATATCATCCAAAATATCCACAGAGTATACAGTATCATCATGGTCAAGTGAATGTCTCATAGAAGTATTAAGGTCAAAGGTAATAGTCTCATCACCTACTCTGAGCTGTAACTTCCTATCACACACATTTATAACAGCTCTAAATattgcaaggaaaggtctaccTAGGATTAAAGGTACGCTACTCTCACCCTCTATACCTATAACgacaaaatcaaaaggaaataTAAACTTGTTTACCTTAACAAGTACATCCTCAACTATTCTCCAAGGAAATTTCACAGTCCTATCCACTAACTGTACgctcatcctagtaggtttTGGCTCACTCAAACCTAGTTTTTCAAACAAACTGTCAGGCATTATATTGATgttagctcctaaatcagctaaagcATCAGTAATATGTAAATCACCAATAATACAAGGGACagtaaaactccctagatCACACCTCCTTACTGGCGGCTTGTTTTAAAGAATGGTTGAGCACACCTCATTTAGTGTCACTAGTCCCAAGTCCTCCGGCTTTCTTTTGTTGCTTAGAATCTCCTTCAAGAATCTCGCACACTTGGGCATCTATGATATAGCCTCAAGGTAGGTTAATCCTTAGCTGcttaaataaatccaaaaactTGCTAAACTACTGATCAAACTTGAAGCAAGCAAGACGGTAAAAAGTGAAAGTTACAATTAGCTGCTAGATTATTAGAGATTAAGATGGAATGTGACAACCGGAGGTCCTGTCACAAGGAAAATGctaaaagaaatgataaaCGGATGAGATTATAGAGATGAATTCAAACGAGACTTCGTTGTTTTCATTGTCtcttctataataaaaaagaggtTCCAAGATAGGCAATGCAACTTCAAGATCTTGTACTCTCCCATTAAAgtactgaaaataaaagagataaattGGTGTTGTTACACCATCAATAAGCTGGTGCATTCTGTAGAAGATTATAAGAAGAATCTGTCGCTTTCTTActagtaaaaattatttttttaatattattcattCTCAAAAGTTAAAATGTTCAATAGTTTAAACGATATTGTTCATTAGTTTAACTTTTACTGTATCTTatgatgatatttatatttaaaatgtttGAATGTTCATCAACACCTccataaatattcattaatatgttCTTAAAATATGCATACACACTGTCTTTCatattcatttatcaattaaaaaaatattcattagcttatattttattgtattctgataatatttatatttataatgtttgaatgttcattaacactcataaatatcattaaCATGTTCTGCAATGTGCATACACACTATCTTTCATGTTCATTTATCTAtcaaaaaaatacttatatcaTATCTGCTTAATTTTCATTACAAGATGTTAAATGTtcattagtataataatatatattctttgtattattttttcaataaacaACTATCTTACCTAGATAAAGTAGAATTCAAAGGAAGAGATGTTGATAGAAAATTTCCAATACTGTTGAATTGAGATAAAAAGTTGTTTTAAAaagagtgaaaaagaaaatggaagaaGGCTCTTTCGGACAAAGAAAGGTTGAAAGAGCCTTGAAAAAGtctttgaaaaaagaaaaggtgaaaGATAATGTTGTTGTTGATGATAACATTGGTCAAGAATCGACATAAACTGCAGATAATGTCAGAAAGATAAATGTTCATTATTTAGATATGATAGCGTTCATGTGTTatagaataaatattcattaacagAAACTTTTCCACATAAGTCTGTGATCAAAGTTGCTGCTGCATTGAAGAAAATAGCAAGTATACTATATGGAGAAGTTATGGCAGAAGCAGGAAGGATGGACCTGGGAATGATATTCTCAAGAAATGAATTATAAAAGTCATAAAGACCGGCAGTCCTAAAAAGTCTTCTAGACACATAATTATTTGTTGTCTCACTCCTTTGCAATGATAAAGCATTACCTGAAAAATAGTCTTTACTAAAAGCAGGGCACCATTTATCTTTAGACTTGTATAGCTTTTCTATGCAAGGGTTATTGTGAAGATGAAATTCTGTAACCAATCTGCATGCGGAAATATTAATGAACATTTTAGATATAAACAATATGCATTCCAGTACTAGATAATGAACATTAAGATAAACACTaatgaaaaatcaaaaaaaaaaatattagcatAAACATTAAtcaaaatgaatattaattttacagctaatgaatatttaaggcaaacaaaattaatatataatatttaattaaatgaacattatatatctttaaaaaaatattttagtgcatatgaatgaacataaagaaaaattacgtACTTGGTTTAATAGAAACTTAAACTCAGCCTTCGTATCTGTATATTTCAACAAAAAGTTGAACAAATCTACAAACCCTTTCTGACTTCTTAggatttaataattttctttgaattatcTCTTATATGCCATATATAAAGACTATGGCATGAGTTAGGAATACTTGAGCAATTGCAGCAGCCATGGCAAAAGATTAGTCTATCATTGTTTGTGGATGTTCCCCTTCTATAGATCTTTAAAAAGTGTTGAAAAACCAAACGAAGGACTCGATTCTCTCATTCAATAAAAAACCACAtccaaatataatattcatacAATGATGACCTATAcctacaaaaaaaataatatcacatATTTTACTATAATGATATCAAATGTTCATGATGATTACAACAATcaaaatgaatattaaatatttataagatatATTAAACATATGAACATTAGAGATATTAGTCATGAACCTTATAAGAGACTAGAATGAacataatatgaaataaaattaataagtaatgATGGTTAATGCCTACAAAAAGGACCACCAATCATATCATATATGTTAGAACGATATGTAATATCATGCACTAATAGATCTCCAAACAACTCATAATCTTGTTCCATTTTCCCATCTCTCCAAAAGAAGCTGCATAATCTTGTTTCATTATCaacttcaaaatcaaaaaaaaaaaaaatccttttcATTAGATTGTTCTTTCTGAAAATTTCAATCAAAGCATTTAAATCACTACCATCCAATTTGTTCATATTTTGCAACGCTAAACGATTATAAACATCCCTTGCTGTAAATCCAACCAATGGTGATCCTCCTGATTGGTTTTTCAACAATCTAATCCCATCAGCCACTTCAACTCCACTTCTTTTTAAATCATTAAGATAATCAAGCTGGTTTTTTGTAATTCGTCTATGAGAACGAATAATGTGGATTTTACTAAGTGGACATAAATCATGATTATGCTCTTTTTGATGTTTGCTTACAGTCCAAATTCCTTCATTAATATAGAACTCTATGAGAGCTTCACAACCGGTACGGATATCAAGTTTTGAGAAACATTTATTTTCCTTGcctacctttttctttatacgAGCCTTTGAACAAACAAATCTTGTcattgttaatgatttgccATCTGCTCCATACCTTTGCTTACTCTTTCTCACACCAAAACCAATTCAAAATGCACAATCATTATATAAACAATAAGCTTCATCAGCAGACTTCACAGATATTCCTAATAATTTATCACCAGAAGAATTAGGTACACAATCAACtgcaaacaaaaataatgaacATTGTAACAACAGTATATGAACATTGTAACTCgaaataatgagtttttacgTAGCACATAATGAAcatttatctttaaaaaaatgcCAAAcagcaaaataattttaccTGACTTCCTATATGAAACAGTACTTTCAATTAGTGATTCATCTACTGATATTATTTGTACATTACTCTTCTGTAAATTGTTCTCCATTCTCCAAAAGTTCATTCAATCTAacaatgaaaaatagaaaaatatatttttatgcattaataaataattgcagcagaaaagaaattttacaaataaaagtttgtccaaaagaaagagatgatTTCAACGaaggaggaaaaaagaaaaaaaaaacaaaaaggacgaatcaagaaaaaaaaaaacaagctataaacaaaaagaaatagaaataaaagagcTACAGATGGAAATTTTCTATtatgaaaatacaaaaatCGAGGTATTAAAGctttaatcataaaataaataattaaaactccATACGTGTGAtactaacttttaaaataacaaaacgGCACTGCATAGACCCTGGATCCATAAACCTACATGGATCCAGGTTCATGTTATAATTTGCGGGAACAATACGTTACAAAATTGGCTTGTTCAGACTCTTCAGTCATACCCAGCCCAAACTGATGTTATATTGGCTGAGGTGGATGAGTGGGGCCGTCAACTTAACAGTTAGAGGCTGACGTGGCATGAGAGGAAGGAAAATTATGGCAGTGGAGGGAAATTTACCGCCAAGAAATTAAGGTTTAGGTATCCTTCACGGAAAAAGTGCCAGCTGGACCCCTCAACTGTAGtccttttcccttattttattacattacTTTCGACTCCAAGGAGTCGTAATTGCCTCTCTGTTTCTCCTGCTTGCCATTAAAAGAGGAATCTAACATATTTTCCGTACAGAGATTTGAGCTTGTTCTTACCGGAAATACTGCTGCTAGCCTGCTGCATTTCGCAATCCTCGCATCTGCTGCTACTTTCGGTGAGTGTTATCCTTCATTGTTTATGCCAAAACTGAACTTGTGGGACTCTTGGTCATATGTAAGCAGCTAAAGATCTGTAAGGAGATATAAAAAATTGTGAACTTCACTATCGTTTTGACAGTTTCAAGAATACCATTGAACTGTAACATATGGTTTCTTATATCTTACTGAACTTATCCTGTAGGTGATCTTCTCAACTATGGCTGCTTCCTCTTCCATAGTACCTGGATTGGAGAAGAAGAGGTAtgatgtatttattaattacagAGGTGTGGATACCCGGAGTAATTTTGTTAGTCATCTTTATAAAGCCTTGACAACGAAAGGAATCTTAACATTTATTGACGATGCACTGTTGAGAGGCAAGGAGATTTCACCATTCCTTCTGCAAGCAATTGAGGATTCGTCAATGGGTATAACTGTATTTACACAAAAGTATGCATCTTCACCGTGGTGCTTGGATGAACTTGTGAAGATGACTCAGTGTAGGAGTACACATAGGCAAATTATTATACCAGTTTTCTATGGCGTAGATCGATCCCATGTAAAAGAGCTATCTGGTGAGTTTGGAAATGAATTTAAGAGACTTATAGAGACAGTTCCTGACACGGACAGGGTGGAAAAATGGAAAGCTGCTCTTCCAGAAGCAGCTAGTTTATCAGGATGGGTTTCAGGCACAATCGGGTAAATATTGGAGCAATTGGTTTGATGATTTTCACATGTTGATGTTCTTTGTGGATCGTTCTGACTAATTACTATGGCAGGTCTGATGTAAAACTTATCGATGAGATTGTCAACGATGTGCTGCAGAAGCTGAATCTTGAGACATCAGGTGTTACTCAGGGACTGATTGCAACAGAATCATCCAGAGTACTTATGGAGGAATTAGTAAGTAAAATTGAGTTTCCTTGTCATTGtattaattgaatttggtGCAATGATATTGATGATGGATAACAGGCAAGCTTACTGTTGCTGGAGTAGTGTTGAACTAAATATTGACC from Ricinus communis isolate WT05 ecotype wild-type chromosome 9, ASM1957865v1, whole genome shotgun sequence harbors:
- the LOC8260801 gene encoding disease resistance protein RPV1; this encodes MAASSSIVPGLEKKRYDVFINYRGVDTRSNFVSHLYKALTTKGILTFIDDALLRGKEISPFLLQAIEDSSMGITVFTQKYASSPWCLDELVKMTQCRSTHRQIIIPVFYGVDRSHVKELSGEFGNEFKRLIETVPDTDRVEKWKAALPEAASLSGWVSGTIGSDVKLIDEIVNDVLQKLNLETSGVTQGLIATESSRVLMEELENEEWLSLFASLVIEGLSALFEQLDHALLGMVMAIAGLLICMVELAFKAQKEQVNWERRGLLPWFYSYNPQNKLFGTTVEYFGLVAAIWQCFHSTIGYIYARQNMKNPITMTLTMSLFCICLLISKLVKKYSVVSPRQRDP